The nucleotide sequence CGGACCAGACCCTCGACGGCGACGACGATCAGAACGACCCCCGCCCCGAGTTCCAGCCACCGCCGCCCCACCGCGACGCCGTCGTCCGACCCGCCGTCGTGATCGGCGAGATCCTGATACTGGGTGAAGACGTAGACACCGTAGAGCGCCACGGGGAGTAGCGCCAGGGGTCGGGTCACCGTCCCGGCCAGCCCACCGCCCGGCACCGGGTTGTAGATGACGGCGAACGCGAAGGTCACGAGGAGGGTCGCCACGGAGAGCATGTAGAACTGCGCTTCCTTGTAGACGAGGTGCCGACTCGCGGTCAGTCGTCCCCGGCGGGACAGGGTGGCCGCGGACGGGATGACGAGGACGTTGAACACGGCCGACCCCACGATAGCTCCCACCCCGAGGTCGAACTCCCCGTGGAGGAGCGTCGCGAGCACCACGCTCGAAAGCTCCGGGGCGCTCGACCCGACCGCGGCGACGACCGCACCGCGCACGATGGGCGGCATCCCGTAGTGGTGCGCGAGTCGCTCGCCCGACCGGTCGAGATAGTCGCTCCCCTTCCAGACGACGGCCGTCGACACGACTGATACTGTTTATTGTAAGTCATTACCGGTGGTTCGCCGAGACGGTCCGGCGAACCACCGGCAACCAGTTACAATAATCCGTATGAGAGGACCAGATACCAGGCTCCCGACGGAGGCCTCATCGGGGGGCGCTACTCCGTCGACCGGGAAACCTCCTCCGGCGGCGACGGGAGTTCCTCGCCAGTCGCGTGGGTCGTGCGGAATTAGTCCGCCGGTTCCACGGCGGACACCGGGCGGCGTGCACGGTCGGGCGGGTGGCGTGTGTCGGGGATCAGCGACGCGTCGCCGTCCGGGAGGGGTCCCGGTGGGAGACGGTGAGGACGAACCCGTCCTCGTCGTCGACGTCGACGTCGACGCTCTCGACGCGACGGACGTACTCGCTCGCGTGTTTGCCGTCGGGGCAGAGCCGCGTCCGCTCGTCGAGCAGGCCCACTTCGGTGAGCGTGTCTACCTTCCGGTACGTCGTCGAGAGCGGGAGGTCACAGGCCTCCGAGAGTTCGCGGGCCGACAGCGACGTCTCGCTCGTCGCGTCGAGCACCGTTCGGCAGTCCGGGTCGTGGAGGGCGTCGAGCACCGCCTGCACTTCCTCCGCGTCGTCGACGGTCGATTCCTCGGGCGTCTCCTTGCGGCGAGCGGTGGTTGCGATAGCCATCGTCGGTCGGGTTCGTGTATCGGCCGAGCCCCGACCAACCTTCACCCACGATATCGGGGTGATTTATAAACTAGTCGAACCCGTTGGTGTGCTAGTTAATACCACGAGACGGTCGTAGAGGGGCACACTTAGGAGGTTCGACCGCAAATCCCCGCTCGATGGGCACCGGCATTCGGGCGGAGCTGAAAGTCGACGCGGACGGCACCTGTCCCGTCGCGGACGCCGCCGCGGAGGCGGGCGAACCCACGTTCTCGGTTTCGAAAGGGACGAATCCGGGTGCGTCGGGTCACGTCACCGAGGAGTTCATGCTGAAGGACGCGGGCGATGGGGTGGTGTCCGACACCGAGACGCCGGTCGACCCCGTGTTCACCTACGGGTCGAAGACGGTGTACCGGTTCAGCCGCTCGCAGGGGCAGGGTTGTCCCTGCGAACGCGTCGAATCGTTCGACTGTCCGGTCGTCGACGTCCACACGCGGGACGGCTGGCTCTATCTGGTCTTTCACGCCGCGGATATGACCGAACTGCAGGATATCATCACGACGCTGCGGGAGGAGTACCCCGCCGTCGACATCCGTCGGCTCCTCCGCTCGCGAGGCGATCCGTCCGATCACGACCTAGTGTTCGTCGACCGTGGACGCCTCACCGACCGACAGCGTGAGGTTCTCGAACGCGCCCACGAGATGGGATACTTCGAGCGCCCGAAGGGGGCGAACGCGGGCGAGGTGGCTGCGGCGCTCGACATCTCCCGATCGACGTTCACCGAACACCTGAGTGCCGCTCAGTCGAAACTCCTCGATGCGATCCTCGAGGAGTAACTACTGTGACCGTTTACCGGTAGCTCGCCGGACTGTCCCGGCGAACTACCTAACGACGTACGAGGGGTAGTCACTGCTCGACGTCGATCCGGCGGCCGCTCAGCTCGTCGGGTTCGAGTTCGTAGAGATCGATCGTCAGATCCGCCTTCGGTTCGCCCCACATCTCGAACAGCGGTCGCTTGGCCGAACCGTACCGCTCGACGTGATCGGCCGTGAGTTCCGATTTGGGGAGGTGTTCGAGTCGACCGTCGGCGATGACGCTCCGGTAGGTCGTCTCGTCTTCCTCGTAGACGACGAACCGGACCCGTGGGGAGTCGGTGAGAAAGCGGCGTTTTCGACTCTCGGGCGTAGATACCAGTCGCATGCAGAACTGTCGGGGCCCCGCGTCGTATCCGTACGAGATCGGCACCGCGTAGGGTTCGTCCCCGCGGGCGAGCGAGAGGACACCCGTCTCGTGGCGTCCGAGGAGGGCGTCGGTTTCGGCCCCCGTCATCACGGTCTGTTGCTCTACGGTCATCGATGGCGTCCCTTGGAGGAACGGCTGGCGGGTGTTTATATTTGTGCAACTGACTCGGCGAGGCTCACGCCGCGATCAGCACTCGGCGTCGCCGTCCGGTTCCGGGGTGGAGAACGCGCTCCGAGGGACGGCCGTTCCACAGACCACACAGCCGTGGTTCAGGAGCGCCTCCCGCATCGGCGCGTTCACGGCCATGGATTCGCCACAGGACGGGCAGTGGAACGTCAACTCCGTTCCCCCGGTCATCATCGGATCGGTAGAACGGCCTCCGGTATATGATACCCCCGTCTTTCCAGTGCCGTGGGAACTCTACCCGGGACCGGTGCCGTCCATCACGCTAGGGCGATGTCGAGATAGAGCATCACAATCACGCCCGCGAGCGTCCCGAGGGTCGCGACCCGTTCGTTCCCCCGCGTGTGCGTCTCGGGAACGATCTCGTCGCTGATGACGAAGAGCATCGCGCCGGCGGCAAAGCCCATCGCGTACGGCAGCAGTGACGACACCGCCCCGACGGCGTACGCGCCGAGGATCGCCAGCGGGATCTCGACCACGCCCGAGCGGATCCCGGCGAAGACGGCGTAGGTCCGCCGATCCAGTCCCGCGTTGATCGCCGCGACCGAGACCGCCAGTCCCTCGGGTACGTTCTGGATGCCGATGGCGAGCATCAGCGGGATGGCGGTCGCGAGGTCGCCGCTCCCGAACCCGACGCCGACCGCGAGTCCCTCCGGCATGTTGTGGAGGGTGATCGCGAGGACGAACAGCACCACCCCGGCGAACCGCTCGTCGTCGACGGGCAGGTCCCGGCCCGGACTCGCCGCGTCGGGCCGTCGCCGCCCCGATACGAGGTAGTGGGCGTGGGGCACCAGCGAGTCGGCCCGGTCGAGGAAAAGCGCCCCCAGGGCGACCCCCAGCAACACGGGGATGGGGTCGCCGTTCGCGTACGTCTCGATTCCGGGGATGATGAGGCTCGTGAAACTGGCCGCGAGCATCACCCCCGCCGCGAAGCCGAGCGCGCCGTCGAGGCTCCGCTCCGAGGGGTCCCGCCAGACGAAGACCAACGACGCCCCGAACAGGTTGAACGTAGCGATGACGATACCGCCGACGACCCCGTGGATCAGCGGATCGGTCCCGAACAGACGTGTGAACGTCTCGATCACCACAACACGAACCCCTCCCTGGTACTCCCGCTCACACGCCCGACTACTCGGCGGGCGGTATTGAACGTACCCGCCGGGCACCGAACGGGTCGACCCGGGTGGCGGCGGCCGATCACTCCGATCCCAGACGCTGTACCGCCTCGTCGACCTCCCGAATTCGCTCGGTCTGCTGTTCGTTGGCCGCCGCGACGTGTTCGACCTCCGCAGCCACGCGGTCGGCCTGTTCGACCAGTTCGTCGATCATCCCCGCGACCTGCTCGGTCGACGCTGCCTGGTCGTCGGTCGCGGTCGACACCTCGCGGATCCCCTGTGAGGCGTCGGCGACGGCGTCGACGATCGACTCCAGTTTCGTCATGGCCGATTCGACGCCCTCGACCCCGCGTTCGACCTCCGCGGCCGTGGACTCCAGACTCTCGACCGCGTCTTCGGTCTCGGATTTGATGTCGTCGACCATGGTTTCGATCTCGCCGGCGTGTCGCTGTGACTCCTCGGCCAACCCCTTGACCTCGTCGGCGACGACGGCGAAGCCTTCCCCCGCTTCGCCGGCGCGGGCCGCCTCGATGGAGGCGTTGAGCGCCAGGAGGTTCGTCTGGTCCGCGATGTCGTTGATGACCTCGACGACCTCGTCGATCTCGTCGACCCGCTCCTCTAGGTCGTCCACGTCCGCCGTCACCGCGTGTGCCGACTCGCTCACCGATCGCATCACTTCGATGGATTCGGTCGCCGCCTCCCGGCCCTCGGCGGCGAGGTCCTCGGCTCGTTCGCTGGTCGCCGCCACTTCGTCCGCCGTGGAGGCGATCTCCTCGACCGTCGCACTCATGTTCGAGACCTCCCCCGCGACCTCGCCCATGGTGTCGGCCTGTTCGTCCGCCAACTCGCTGATCGATCCCGCGCTCGCGGCCACTTCCTCCGCCGAGTCGCGGAGCGTCGCCACCGGATCCGCGAGGTCACGTTCGACCTCCTCCATCAGTCGCTCGTGGTCCTCGATCGTGTCCTGCAGTTTCTGGCTGTAGGAGTGGATGTACGTGTCGGCAACGACCTGCATATCGAGGTTGAGAAGACGGAGGACCGCGAGGGTTTCGGCGAGACCCTCGTCGAGTTCCGCGCGGACGGCCCGTTCGACTGCGTCCTCGTCGGCGTCCGTCTCCGTGGCGAGGCGGTCGACGAGACGGTCGCCCGTCCGCTCCATCAGGAGCGGCAGGAGGAGGTCGTAGTAGACGCCGTACTGGCCGATGTACTGTTTCATCGGCATCTCGAGGAGGTCGTGGAGCTTCCCGATCCGCGCGCGGTTGCGGATGTAGTCCATCCCGTACTCGCCGTCGGCGAGCGTGACCAGATACGCGGACTGGGTGCGTTTCAGTTGCTCCACCTCCTTCTCGGAGCGGTCGATCACGGACCGGGTCTGTTCGTACTGCGTCAGGTTCTCGTAGAAGTCGTCAGCGATCCGATCGGCCTGCTCGCGGAACACCCCTTCGAGATCCCGAAGACGACGGGCGTCGTCCTCGTCGAAGCCGATGAACTCCTTCCGCCAGGCGATTTCGTCCTCGTCGAGACCACACTCTTGGACGAGAGCGTCGGCCGAGATCCGGTCGTTCAGTCCACCGCGGCCGAACGCCGACTCGAAATCCTGCATGACTGGACCGTCGACGGGTCCGGGCGATAAAGCTGTCTGCCGATTCCAATCGATGATAATCCCCGGCCCGAACCGGGTGCCGACCCTTACGACGTCGCCGTTCCGCGGACCGTCAGGACCGGCACCGGCGAGGCCCGCACGAGTTTCTCGGTGACGCTTCCCAGTACGTACCGATCGAATCCGGTCCGACCGTGTGTGCCGGCGACCACGAGGTCGACGTCGTGATCGTCGACGTACGACCGGACGACACGGGCGACCGACGTGCCGAGTTCGACGGCCGTCGCCGCCGGCGTGACGCCCGCCTCGTTCGCCGTCGCCGTCGCGGACTCGACGACGTCGGCCGCGCTCTCCTCCAGCGACTCGACCGCGATGTCGGTCCGGACGTCGATACCGAGACTCGTCACGTCGACGACCGAGAGGAGGTGAAGCCCCGCGCCCTCGGCCGCGGTCAGGTCGAGGGCCAAGTCCAGGGCCGCGTCGGCGGTGGCACTCCCGTCGGTGGGCACCAGGACGTTCCGGTAGGGATGTCGAACCCGTACGTCGTCGTCCGGGCGGAGCGTGAGGACGGGCACGTCGGCGCGGCGGATCACCCGCTCGGTCGTGCTCCCGAGGAGGAAGCGTTCGAGGCCCCGTCGCCCGTGTGTGGGCATGACGATGACGTCGACGTCGTTTGCGGCCGCGTAGTCGACGACGGTGCTGTAGGGCTCGCCCTGCAACACCTCAGTGACCGTCGCGACCCCCCGGTCGCTCGCCCGCCCCGCCGTCTCCTGTACGACCCGTGCCCCCTCGCGTTCGAGCGCGTCGATCACTTGCCCTTGGATCTGTGTGACGCTGTCGCGGGTAGTATCGGCCACGTTGAGGACGTACACCGTCGCGTCGTGGGCCTCGGCCAAGTCGAGTACGTGTCCGAAGGCCGCCTCCGCCCCGTCGCTGCCGTCCGTCGGGAACAGTATCGTGTCGAACATACGACACGGGACGCGGGCCAACGACAAAAGCAAGGGGGTGATCCCCACGGCGTCGGAGGACGGGGCGGTCGGGGTGGCTCCCCCCGTAGATCGGCCGTGACAAGAGCCGTACTCGGGGACGTCGCCGTCCCGGATTCGCTCGGCCGGACGCACCAAGTAAGAAAGGTATTTAGGACGCCGGACCGGAGTAGCGACGCGAGAGACGCGTCGTGTTCGAGCACGACCGCCGGTGGGTCGCCGTCCACGGAGGGTGGGACCGGACCGGCGGCCGTCGCGGGCGCGACCGAACTCGATTTCGAGTCAACGTGATACAATGCAGGGACAAGCCCAACAGCAGGCCTACGACCGCGGGATAACGATCTTCTCGCCCGATGGCCGCCTCTATCAGGTCGAGTACGCCCGAGAGGCCGTCAAGCGAGGGACAGCGAGTATCGGCATCCGAACCGAGGACGGCGTGGTACTGGCGGCGGACAAGCGCTCCCGGTCGCCGCTCATGGAGCCGACGAGCGTCGAGAAGATTCACAAGGCGGACGACCACGCCGGCATCGCGTCGGCCGGGCACGTCGCCGACGCGCGCCAGCTCATCGACTTCGCCCGCCGGCAGGCCCAGATCAACCGCCTCCGGTACAGCGAGCCCATCGGCATCGAGACGCTCACGAAGGAGGTCACCGACCACATCCAGCAGTACACGCAGGTCGGTGGTGCCCGTCCGTTCGGCGTGGCCCTCCTCATCGGCGGCATCGAGGACGGCGAGCCGCGCCTCTACGAGACCGACCCCTCGGGGACGCCCTACGAGTGGAAGGCCGTCTCGATCGGCGCGAACCGCGGCGATCTGCAGGAGTACCTCGAGGACAACTACGAGGACGGCCTCGACCTCGACGGCGGGATCGCCCTCGCGCTCCGGGCGCTCGCCACCAGCAACGACGGCAGCCTCGAACCCGCGGGCGTCGACGTGGCGACCGTCAGCCTCGACACCGAGGCGTTCCACGAACTCGACAACGACGAGATCGAGAGTCACCTGAGCGACTTCGATCTGTTGCCCGACGAGGACGACGAGGACGCCGACGCCGACGAACCGGCGGACGACGGCGACGACGGCGAGGAGTAGACGCCGGATCGGCGCGCTCGATCCCTTCTTTCGGCGGCGATCAGTACTCTTCGTACGCCAGGTTCATCAGCCACTGCGAGAAGGCGTCGCTCCGGGGATCGACCTCCTCCTCGCCGATGAACGGCGACAGCATGTCGCCGGCCATCAGCAGGGAGAAATTCAGATCACGGGCCGTCGGCATCAGGAAGTACGTGTTGTGTCCCTGATAGACGGTCTCCTCGCGGCGGATGAGCCCCGCTTCGACCAGCGACTCGGCGATGCGACTCCCCTTCCGCGAGGAGATGTCGAGTTCCTTCCACAGTTCGCTCTGGTGGATGCCACGCGTTTCGAGGACCAGATCGAGTGCCGCCCGCTCCGCCTCCGACAGGTCGGCTTCCTCGGCGGCGCTCATCGGCGCACCTCCAGGTCGACGATCCGATGCATACACCCACAAACCGTTGCGGCGGGTTTAAAGCTGACTTTCGTCCGTCTCGACGCGGCGGTACGGCGTCTCGCAGGGCGGCCCGTCGGCGAACCGGTAGGTTCCCCCGTCGTCGTCGAGGCGGAGCAGCGAGGACGAGCGGGTGCCGTAGCCGTCCGCGTGGATGCAGACGCCGAACTCGTGGTCGCCGAGGACCGTCCCCGCCCGGTCGAGCCAGGCGTCGGCCGCCTCGCCCGGTTCGGGCGTCAGCGCCGCCCGCACGGCGCGGGCGTTGGCGGCCTGTTCGGCGGCGCGGTTCGGGTCGCCGTCGTCGTCATCGTCGGGGCCGGGCGTCCGGAAGGCGTCGACGACGGCCCCGCCGCCGCCGAGCGCCGCCCCGCTGTTGACGACGACGTGAACGCCCGGGTCGAGTCGGTGGGTCCGGAGCCGGCCGTCCCACTCGAAGAGGAAGGCGCCGCTCCGGTCGGCGACGACGAGGTTGAAGCCGTCGTACCCGTCCGTCTCGACCGCCCGTTCGACGAGGCGGGCGGCCGAGCGCGCGTCGGGTTCCCGGAGCGCGTCGTCGACGAGCAGCCCCCGCGACCGCTCCGCGGTCGGGTTCGCCATCGGCCGGTTCGTGATGCCGACGAAGAGGCCGGCGTCGTTGTAGCCGATCCACGTGCCGCCGGCCTCGGCGTCACGCGGTGCGATCACGGCCGGGG is from Haloplanus salinarum and encodes:
- a CDS encoding winged helix-turn-helix domain-containing protein, with translation MAIATTARRKETPEESTVDDAEEVQAVLDALHDPDCRTVLDATSETSLSARELSEACDLPLSTTYRKVDTLTEVGLLDERTRLCPDGKHASEYVRRVESVDVDVDDEDGFVLTVSHRDPSRTATRR
- a CDS encoding helix-turn-helix transcriptional regulator, with amino-acid sequence MSAAEEADLSEAERAALDLVLETRGIHQSELWKELDISSRKGSRIAESLVEAGLIRREETVYQGHNTYFLMPTARDLNFSLLMAGDMLSPFIGEEEVDPRSDAFSQWLMNLAYEEY
- a CDS encoding NRDE family protein; translated protein: MCTLTLAWQTFVDAPVLVAANRDERRDRPAEPPEWTGSTPAVIAPRDAEAGGTWIGYNDAGLFVGITNRPMANPTAERSRGLLVDDALREPDARSAARLVERAVETDGYDGFNLVVADRSGAFLFEWDGRLRTHRLDPGVHVVVNSGAALGGGGAVVDAFRTPGPDDDDDGDPNRAAEQAANARAVRAALTPEPGEAADAWLDRAGTVLGDHEFGVCIHADGYGTRSSSLLRLDDDGGTYRFADGPPCETPYRRVETDESQL
- a CDS encoding sodium:calcium antiporter, yielding MSTAVVWKGSDYLDRSGERLAHHYGMPPIVRGAVVAAVGSSAPELSSVVLATLLHGEFDLGVGAIVGSAVFNVLVIPSAATLSRRGRLTASRHLVYKEAQFYMLSVATLLVTFAFAVIYNPVPGGGLAGTVTRPLALLPVALYGVYVFTQYQDLADHDGGSDDGVAVGRRWLELGAGVVLIVVAVEGLVRAAIGFGEMFGTPSFVWGMVVVAAGTSVPDLFVSLRAARGDAGGDVTSVANVLGSNTFDLLIAVPAGVLLAGTATVDFAAAVPMMASLTVATLVLFTLLRTGLALTFREAVVLLVVYGGFLGWLVLETVGVTGALPSA
- the psmA gene encoding archaeal proteasome endopeptidase complex subunit alpha, translated to MQGQAQQQAYDRGITIFSPDGRLYQVEYAREAVKRGTASIGIRTEDGVVLAADKRSRSPLMEPTSVEKIHKADDHAGIASAGHVADARQLIDFARRQAQINRLRYSEPIGIETLTKEVTDHIQQYTQVGGARPFGVALLIGGIEDGEPRLYETDPSGTPYEWKAVSIGANRGDLQEYLEDNYEDGLDLDGGIALALRALATSNDGSLEPAGVDVATVSLDTEAFHELDNDEIESHLSDFDLLPDEDDEDADADEPADDGDDGEE
- a CDS encoding helix-turn-helix domain-containing protein, with product MGTGIRAELKVDADGTCPVADAAAEAGEPTFSVSKGTNPGASGHVTEEFMLKDAGDGVVSDTETPVDPVFTYGSKTVYRFSRSQGQGCPCERVESFDCPVVDVHTRDGWLYLVFHAADMTELQDIITTLREEYPAVDIRRLLRSRGDPSDHDLVFVDRGRLTDRQREVLERAHEMGYFERPKGANAGEVAAALDISRSTFTEHLSAAQSKLLDAILEE
- a CDS encoding globin-coupled sensor protein, producing MQDFESAFGRGGLNDRISADALVQECGLDEDEIAWRKEFIGFDEDDARRLRDLEGVFREQADRIADDFYENLTQYEQTRSVIDRSEKEVEQLKRTQSAYLVTLADGEYGMDYIRNRARIGKLHDLLEMPMKQYIGQYGVYYDLLLPLLMERTGDRLVDRLATETDADEDAVERAVRAELDEGLAETLAVLRLLNLDMQVVADTYIHSYSQKLQDTIEDHERLMEEVERDLADPVATLRDSAEEVAASAGSISELADEQADTMGEVAGEVSNMSATVEEIASTADEVAATSERAEDLAAEGREAATESIEVMRSVSESAHAVTADVDDLEERVDEIDEVVEVINDIADQTNLLALNASIEAARAGEAGEGFAVVADEVKGLAEESQRHAGEIETMVDDIKSETEDAVESLESTAAEVERGVEGVESAMTKLESIVDAVADASQGIREVSTATDDQAASTEQVAGMIDELVEQADRVAAEVEHVAAANEQQTERIREVDEAVQRLGSE
- a CDS encoding ZIP family metal transporter, encoding MVIETFTRLFGTDPLIHGVVGGIVIATFNLFGASLVFVWRDPSERSLDGALGFAAGVMLAASFTSLIIPGIETYANGDPIPVLLGVALGALFLDRADSLVPHAHYLVSGRRRPDAASPGRDLPVDDERFAGVVLFVLAITLHNMPEGLAVGVGFGSGDLATAIPLMLAIGIQNVPEGLAVSVAAINAGLDRRTYAVFAGIRSGVVEIPLAILGAYAVGAVSSLLPYAMGFAAGAMLFVISDEIVPETHTRGNERVATLGTLAGVIVMLYLDIALA
- a CDS encoding universal stress protein → MFDTILFPTDGSDGAEAAFGHVLDLAEAHDATVYVLNVADTTRDSVTQIQGQVIDALEREGARVVQETAGRASDRGVATVTEVLQGEPYSTVVDYAAANDVDVIVMPTHGRRGLERFLLGSTTERVIRRADVPVLTLRPDDDVRVRHPYRNVLVPTDGSATADAALDLALDLTAAEGAGLHLLSVVDVTSLGIDVRTDIAVESLEESAADVVESATATANEAGVTPAATAVELGTSVARVVRSYVDDHDVDLVVAGTHGRTGFDRYVLGSVTEKLVRASPVPVLTVRGTATS
- a CDS encoding DUF7560 family zinc ribbon protein, whose protein sequence is MTGGTELTFHCPSCGESMAVNAPMREALLNHGCVVCGTAVPRSAFSTPEPDGDAEC
- a CDS encoding pyridoxamine 5'-phosphate oxidase family protein, with product MTVEQQTVMTGAETDALLGRHETGVLSLARGDEPYAVPISYGYDAGPRQFCMRLVSTPESRKRRFLTDSPRVRFVVYEEDETTYRSVIADGRLEHLPKSELTADHVERYGSAKRPLFEMWGEPKADLTIDLYELEPDELSGRRIDVEQ